In a single window of the Elaeis guineensis isolate ETL-2024a chromosome 4, EG11, whole genome shotgun sequence genome:
- the LOC105044039 gene encoding protein kinase STUNTED isoform X2 produces MIIEKVASNEEKGEGSCILVGLPLDADGRELLDWALSKVAKQGDRVVAVHVCRKSELCNTSTFSLIKVLDDYLAAYEGLCNLKKVVLVGRVSPGSSIRKVIVKEANLCAAMTVVVGVNKNYSFGDSASLAKYCDKKLPPTTTLIAVHNGKVIFQREATKSPSGGHLKTTLRSVLHPSVSMDAEIIVPSSKVPKDHSLLVHGKMAEVSTISISLLVRRLPEQRLGWPLLRRAVSANLQAPKNDEARKMSVVQWAMNLPERVMPSNQPQMDLIKELKVILGTSTSACKWFQYEELQNSTNQFSSDNLIGKGGSSQVYRGCLPDGRHVAIKLSKLSAEASRDFLLEVDIMTKLQPKRMVPLMGICAEDNHLISVYSYFSKGSLEENLHGKKAKAPLPWDMRFKVAVGIAEALSYLHNGCSRPVIHRDVKSSNILLNDEFEPQLSDFGLAIWAPTTSAYVTHSDVVGTFGYLAPEYFMYGKVSEKIDVYAFGVVLLELLSGRKPISDDNPEGQQSLVMWAIPILERGDVMNLSDPNLDMKHDVVQMRRMVLAASLCITRAARLRPQMSQILSLLQGVEDMEAWMNCHADTTHNELDCQDEETYPASSIGSHLGLALLDVEDDASVASFEQNQLGSLEEYLRGRWSRSSSFD; encoded by the exons ATGATCATCGAGAAGGTAGCATCTAATGAGGAGAAGGGTGAGGGTAGTTGCATATTGGTAGGACTCCCATTGGATGCCGATGGCAGGGAGTTGCTTGATTGGGCACTCAGCAAAGTTGCCAAGCAAGGTGATCGCGTTGTAGCAGTTCATGTCTGCCGCAAATCAG AACTCTGCAACACCTCTACGTTTTCTCTGATCAAAGTTCTAGATGACTACTTAGCAGCATATGAAGGCTTATGTAATTTGAAGAAA GTAGTTCTTGTCGGCCGGGTCTCTCCAGGAAGTTCTATTCGGAAAGTCATAGTGAAGGAGGCCAATCTCTGTGCTGCCATGACGGTGGTAGTTGGAGTTAACAAGAACTATTCATTTGG GGATTCAGCTTCTCTTGCCAAATATTGTGACAAGAAACTGCCTCCAACCACTACTTTGATTGCAGTTCACAATGGAAAGGTGATCTTTCAAAGGGAAGCTACCAAATCACCTTCAG GAGGACACCTGAAGACGACACTTCGTAGTGTGTTACATCCAAGTGTTAGCATGGATGCCGAAATAATTGTCCCAAGTTCGAAG GTTCCAAAAGATCACAGCCTTCTTGTTCATGGGAAGATGGCGGAAGTTAGTACCATCTCTATTTCACTTCTCGTAAGAAGGCTGCCAGAACAGAGGCTTGGTTGGCCCCTTCTACGAAGAGCAGTTTCAGCAAATCTACAAGCACCAAAGAATGATGAGGCCCGGAAAATGTCAGTAGTCCAATGGGCTATGAACCTACCTGAAAGAGTTATGCCATCTAATCAACCCCAGATGGACCTGATCAAGGAGTTGAAGGTTATCCTAGGAACAAGTACCTCTGCTTGCAAATGGTTCCAATATGAGGAACTCCAGAATTCAACCAATCAGTTCTCTTCAG ATAATTTGATTGGAAAAGGAGGGAGTAGCCAAGTTTACAGAGGATGCCTTCCCGATGGTCGGCATGTGGCTATCAAGTTATCGAAATTATCTGCAGAAGCATCGAGAGATTTCCTCTTAGAAGTTGACATCATGACTAAATTACAGCCCAAGCGCATGGTGCCACTGATGGGCATTTGTGCGGAGGACAACCACCTTATTTCTGTGTACAGCTACTTCTCCAAAGGAAGTTTAGAGGAAAACCTCCATG GCAAAAAAGCCAAGGCACCACTACCATGGGACATGAGATTTAAGGTGGCAGTGGGCATCGCCGAGGCTTTAAGCTACCTTCACAATGGCTGCTCTCGGCCAGTAATTCATAGAGATGTCAAGTCCTCGAACATTCTTCTCAATGATGAATTTGAGCCTCAG TTATCTGATTTTGGCTTAGCTATATGggcaccaacaacttcagcctacGTGACACATAGCGATGTGGTTGGAACTTTTGG CTACCTTGCTCCCGAGTATTTCATGTATGGGAAGGTCAGTGAAAAGATTGATGTCTATGCCTTTGGAGTTGTTCTACTTGAACTGTTATCAGGAAGAAAGCCGATCAGCGATGATAATCCCGAGGGCCAACAAAGTCTGGTCATGTGG GCAATACCAATACTGGAGAGAGGGGATGTTATGAATTTATCGGACCCCAATCTTGATATGAAGCATGACGTGGTTCAAATGAGAAGAATGGTTTTAGCTGCATCTCTTTGCATTACAAGGGCAGCTCGTCTCCGACCTCAAATGAGCCAG ATTCTGAGCCTTCTCCAAGGAGTAGAAGACATGGAGGCGTGGATGAACTGCCATGCTGATACTACACACAATGAGTTGGATTGTCAGGATGAGGAAACCTATCCAGCTTCAAGCATTGGGTCACATTTAGGCCTTGCACTGCTTGATGTGGAAGACGATGCATCGGTCGCTAGCTTTGAACAGAACCAACTAGGTTCCTTGGAGGAGTACCTACGAGGAAGATGGAGCCGCTCTTCAAGTTTTGATTAG
- the LOC105044039 gene encoding protein kinase STUNTED isoform X1, with the protein MIIEKVASNEEKGEGSCILVGLPLDADGRELLDWALSKVAKQGDRVVAVHVCRKSELCNTSTFSLIKVLDDYLAAYEGLCNLKKVVLVGRVSPGSSIRKVIVKEANLCAAMTVVVGVNKNYSFGDSASLAKYCDKKLPPTTTLIAVHNGKVIFQREATKSPSGGHLKTTLRSVLHPSVSMDAEIIVPSSKVMLDKGTPRISDVGYGCELKEEVPKDHSLLVHGKMAEVSTISISLLVRRLPEQRLGWPLLRRAVSANLQAPKNDEARKMSVVQWAMNLPERVMPSNQPQMDLIKELKVILGTSTSACKWFQYEELQNSTNQFSSDNLIGKGGSSQVYRGCLPDGRHVAIKLSKLSAEASRDFLLEVDIMTKLQPKRMVPLMGICAEDNHLISVYSYFSKGSLEENLHGKKAKAPLPWDMRFKVAVGIAEALSYLHNGCSRPVIHRDVKSSNILLNDEFEPQLSDFGLAIWAPTTSAYVTHSDVVGTFGYLAPEYFMYGKVSEKIDVYAFGVVLLELLSGRKPISDDNPEGQQSLVMWAIPILERGDVMNLSDPNLDMKHDVVQMRRMVLAASLCITRAARLRPQMSQILSLLQGVEDMEAWMNCHADTTHNELDCQDEETYPASSIGSHLGLALLDVEDDASVASFEQNQLGSLEEYLRGRWSRSSSFD; encoded by the exons ATGATCATCGAGAAGGTAGCATCTAATGAGGAGAAGGGTGAGGGTAGTTGCATATTGGTAGGACTCCCATTGGATGCCGATGGCAGGGAGTTGCTTGATTGGGCACTCAGCAAAGTTGCCAAGCAAGGTGATCGCGTTGTAGCAGTTCATGTCTGCCGCAAATCAG AACTCTGCAACACCTCTACGTTTTCTCTGATCAAAGTTCTAGATGACTACTTAGCAGCATATGAAGGCTTATGTAATTTGAAGAAA GTAGTTCTTGTCGGCCGGGTCTCTCCAGGAAGTTCTATTCGGAAAGTCATAGTGAAGGAGGCCAATCTCTGTGCTGCCATGACGGTGGTAGTTGGAGTTAACAAGAACTATTCATTTGG GGATTCAGCTTCTCTTGCCAAATATTGTGACAAGAAACTGCCTCCAACCACTACTTTGATTGCAGTTCACAATGGAAAGGTGATCTTTCAAAGGGAAGCTACCAAATCACCTTCAG GAGGACACCTGAAGACGACACTTCGTAGTGTGTTACATCCAAGTGTTAGCATGGATGCCGAAATAATTGTCCCAAGTTCGAAGGTTATGCTTGACAAAGGAACCCCTAGGATCTCCGATGTTGGGTATGGATGTGAACTAAAGGAAGAGGTTCCAAAAGATCACAGCCTTCTTGTTCATGGGAAGATGGCGGAAGTTAGTACCATCTCTATTTCACTTCTCGTAAGAAGGCTGCCAGAACAGAGGCTTGGTTGGCCCCTTCTACGAAGAGCAGTTTCAGCAAATCTACAAGCACCAAAGAATGATGAGGCCCGGAAAATGTCAGTAGTCCAATGGGCTATGAACCTACCTGAAAGAGTTATGCCATCTAATCAACCCCAGATGGACCTGATCAAGGAGTTGAAGGTTATCCTAGGAACAAGTACCTCTGCTTGCAAATGGTTCCAATATGAGGAACTCCAGAATTCAACCAATCAGTTCTCTTCAG ATAATTTGATTGGAAAAGGAGGGAGTAGCCAAGTTTACAGAGGATGCCTTCCCGATGGTCGGCATGTGGCTATCAAGTTATCGAAATTATCTGCAGAAGCATCGAGAGATTTCCTCTTAGAAGTTGACATCATGACTAAATTACAGCCCAAGCGCATGGTGCCACTGATGGGCATTTGTGCGGAGGACAACCACCTTATTTCTGTGTACAGCTACTTCTCCAAAGGAAGTTTAGAGGAAAACCTCCATG GCAAAAAAGCCAAGGCACCACTACCATGGGACATGAGATTTAAGGTGGCAGTGGGCATCGCCGAGGCTTTAAGCTACCTTCACAATGGCTGCTCTCGGCCAGTAATTCATAGAGATGTCAAGTCCTCGAACATTCTTCTCAATGATGAATTTGAGCCTCAG TTATCTGATTTTGGCTTAGCTATATGggcaccaacaacttcagcctacGTGACACATAGCGATGTGGTTGGAACTTTTGG CTACCTTGCTCCCGAGTATTTCATGTATGGGAAGGTCAGTGAAAAGATTGATGTCTATGCCTTTGGAGTTGTTCTACTTGAACTGTTATCAGGAAGAAAGCCGATCAGCGATGATAATCCCGAGGGCCAACAAAGTCTGGTCATGTGG GCAATACCAATACTGGAGAGAGGGGATGTTATGAATTTATCGGACCCCAATCTTGATATGAAGCATGACGTGGTTCAAATGAGAAGAATGGTTTTAGCTGCATCTCTTTGCATTACAAGGGCAGCTCGTCTCCGACCTCAAATGAGCCAG ATTCTGAGCCTTCTCCAAGGAGTAGAAGACATGGAGGCGTGGATGAACTGCCATGCTGATACTACACACAATGAGTTGGATTGTCAGGATGAGGAAACCTATCCAGCTTCAAGCATTGGGTCACATTTAGGCCTTGCACTGCTTGATGTGGAAGACGATGCATCGGTCGCTAGCTTTGAACAGAACCAACTAGGTTCCTTGGAGGAGTACCTACGAGGAAGATGGAGCCGCTCTTCAAGTTTTGATTAG
- the LOC105044038 gene encoding uncharacterized protein has translation MSRCFPYPPPPPYYKEGLIESIKKESEKAKKERRKEKKREKKEKREKAGQEHEESKRSKHGHKKRKYEEGSKLNQKDTYDAKAKPIAGVVEQLERSGLTEEHEQPYSIQNVYDSSESSQDSSKRRKLVATNVNQNSYGSILRIRLPLIKQKDTTLSTSMPNVKEKDPTRPASMLVLKQKDREPPATMPMGKQKDLKPPTLNQTDIDLPRNSKEPCFSGRVTETALEMEAAKSSYSKSSLKRNRRIHEMERQFRELPLNWNPPPLQLEYSDIGNQDWLFGSSKQRSSLNSKMVKAHTEGLLSHDGSSVPSSLQPLACYLPDFATYQLPYVIPY, from the exons ATGTCTCGGTGCTTCCCGTATCCGCCACCGCCTCCGTATTACAAGGAGGGCCTGATCGAATCGATTAAG AAAGAAAGTGAAAAGGcgaagaaggagaggaggaaggaaaagaaaagggagaagaaagagaagagggagaaagctGGTCAAGAGCATGAGGAATCCAAACGCTCAAAACATGGCCACAAGAAGAGAAAGTATGAGGAAGGGAGCAAGCTGAATCAGAAGGATACCTACGATGCAAAAGCAAAACCAATTGCTGGTGTTGTTGAGCAGTTGGAGAGGAGTGGCCTCACAGAAGAGCATGAGCAGCCATACTCTATTCAGAATGTCTATGACTCCTCTGAGAGCTCCCAGGACAGCAGCAAGAGGAGGAAGCTTGTGGCCACCAATGTCAACCAGAATAGCTATG GTTCAATCCTTCGTATCAGGTTACCACTGATCAAACAAAAAGATACTACACTATCAACGAGCATGCCAAATGTGAAAGAAAAAGATCCAACGCGACCTGCAAGCATGCTAGTTTTGAAACAAAAAGATCGAGAGCCACCTGCCACCATGCCCATGGGGAAACAGAAGGATCTAAAGCCACCGACATTGAATCAAACAGATATAGACCTTCCCAGAAATAGTAAAGAACCATGCTTCTCTGGAAGGGTCACGGAAACTGCCCTTGAAATGGAAGCAGCAAAATCTTCTTATAGCAAGTCTAGCTTAAAAAGGAATAGGAGGATCCATGAAATGGAAAGGCAGTTCAGAGAACTTCCACTGAACTGGAACCCTCCACCGTTGCAGCTGGAGTATTCAGATATTGGCAACCAAGACTGGCTGTTTGGGTCTTCAAAGCAACGTTCCAGCCTTAATTCCAAAATGGTTAAAGCCCACACCGAAGGCTTGTTGAGTCATGATGGAAGCAGTGTGCCATCTTCTCTGCAGCCTCTAGCTTGCTATCTACCTGACTTTGCTACTTATCAACTGCCGTATGTGATTCCATATTGA
- the LOC105044037 gene encoding basic leucine zipper 23: MDDLDLDFQFPGPDVGDHMPRNCSINGFFDESVKDMPRHSCTHTHTCNPPGPDLSHSHTCFHAHTKILSAPAMETFESAEKSLPKKRPIGNREAVRKYREKKKAHTASLADELLQLRALNQQLMKRLQRQVALEAEVARLRCLLVDIRGRIEGEIGAFPYNRAAKMGGDVVSNATQGNFLGAHIINSCDVLCDDQINCMQLLMQGKDGDEDGDGALNGEKFDACEIGNIRCMGSSEVILACGGGNVMAAGCSSKAEKTKGLF; the protein is encoded by the coding sequence ATGGACGACTTGGATCTCGACTTCCAGTTCCCAGGCCCTGATGTCGGGGACCATATGCCCCGTAACTGCTCGATAAATGGCTTCTTCGACGAGAGCGTCAAGGACATGCCCCGCCACTCGTGCACCCACACCCACACCTGCAATCCTCCGGGTCCCGACCTCTCGCACAGCCACACCTGCTTCCATGCCCACACCAAGATCCTCTCGGCTCCTGCCATGGAAACTTTCGAGTCTGCCGAGAAGAGCTTACCAAAGAAGAGACCGATCGGCAACCGAGAGGCTGTCCGGAAGTATCGCGAGAAAAAGAAGGCTCACACAGCCTCGCTGGCGGATGAGCTTCTCCAATTGAGGGCTCTCAATCAGCAGCTGATGAAGAGGCTGCAGAGGCAAGTAGCTCTGGAGGCAGAGGTGGCAAGGCTTAGGTGCTTGCTTGTCGATATAAGGGGAAGGATAGAAGGAGAGATTGGAGCCTTCCCTTATAACAGGGCAGCGAAAATGGGTGGGGATGTGGTTTCTAATGCAACCCAGGGGAACTTTCTCGGAGCTCACATCATTAATTCGTGCGATGTGCTCTGTGATGACCAGATCAACTGCATGCAATTGCTGATGCAAGGCAAAGACGGGGATGAAGATGGAGATGGTGCATTGAATGGCGAGAAATTTGATGCTTGTGAGATTGGCAATATTCGGTGCATGGGGAGTTCTGAGGTCATCTTGGCTTGTGGCGGTGGAAATGTGATGGCTGCTGGGTGTTCGTCTAAGGCCGAGAAAACTAAAGGTCTGTTCTGA